Sequence from the Thermocoleostomius sinensis A174 genome:
TCTCTAAAAATGCGATCGCTCCTCCAGACTCGGGACGACAAGCCGAACTAGTCAATGCGGATTCTCATGAACTGAACGGAGTGACGTATTACCTACTAGAATACGTGGTGAAATTACCTACGAACCAAATTCGCCATAATTTAGCCAGTGTAGCGGTGCGACGAGGCCAACTCTTTACGCTCAATGTTTCTACGACCGATCGTCGTTGGGACAAAACGAAAGACATACTCTACAAAGTTGCAGACTCCTTCTCGGTCTATTGACTATTAAGGATAAGGAATTGAGTAAGAATCGAGGTTAGATGAATCTTTGATTGACCAATCAATTCAGATCAATATGCACCAATCCATGGTCCAGTTTTACGATCGGGAAGGTCCTGAATATGTGTTTCTTGCTTATAAACTTGAAAACCGCGAGCTTGATAATTGGCTAGGGCATGAGGGCTATCCAGACTACAGGTATGCACCCAGACTCGATTTGCCCCCATTCCCCAAGCTTTTTCTACCCCCACACTGAGTAGGTGTCCGCCCAAACGCTTGCCTATAAATTGTTTCAAGATGCCAAAGTAGGCAATTTTAACGCTACCATCGGGCTGAGCTTCTAATTCTATGTACCCCGCAGGCGTTCCAGAGATATACGCTACCCAGGTTTGCACCGTTGATTGTTCTAAGTGATTAAGCCAGCGGCGATACGTCCAAGCAAGCCGATCGCACCAATACCAATCGCCACCCACGCTAGTGTAGAGAAACCGACTGAATTCGGGGGAGGGAATTTGGGCTTGCTCAATTCTCAACGCATAGTCACCTGGTGAAACGGGGCGCAGTTGTCGGCGATCGAGCATTTCTAAATACCAGGTAGTGACTTCAACCTGCATAGCATCAAAATAGCATCAAATAAGTTCAGCCGCTTCTACAATAGCCGACTTAACACCATGAGTTGTTTCTACCTTGCATCATCGATTTTGAGACAAGCATCGATCGCAGTGCCCACATCCCACTCCCAACGCTTCGGCCGCTTTAAGAAAGCCAAAGGCGCTCAACATAAACTGCCAACGACATTGCTTTGTCGTTAGATACTGAGTCATGGTCTGGGTTGCCTTGCTTTGCAGCTTAGTGTGCGGAACGATCGATCGATGAATGACATAGTGAAAGGGATCGACCCACTCTAGTTGCCCAGTACTGTGCAGTAACGATAAAGCAACGTCGGCCTCCTTAAACTGGCGAGTCACCACGCTAAATTCTCCTTTCCCAGGAATTTGTTTCATGATCTGCTGCGCCAACTGCCGATGCTTATGGTCTTGTTTGAGAAAAAATTGTTGCCGATGCTTGTCTTGCGGATCAAGCCAGCCGGTCGGTTCACTGACCAAACTCAAGGCTTCTGACGGGTTGTTGTCTCGTCCGGCTCGCCCAATTTCTTGCACATACTCCGAAAGTAGCAGCGGCACATGGAAGTGCACAACCCATCGCACAGAACTGTGGTTCACGCCCATACCAAATGCTGACGTACAAACCACAAACAGCATGGTTCCGTTCAGCCAAGCTGTTTCGATCGCTCGGCGTTCATTGGTAGCGAGTCCAGCATGATAGGCCACTGTCGCGTAGCCTTGCTGAGTTAGCCAATCAGCAAGCGCT
This genomic interval carries:
- a CDS encoding GNAT family N-acetyltransferase: MQVEVTTWYLEMLDRRQLRPVSPGDYALRIEQAQIPSPEFSRFLYTSVGGDWYWCDRLAWTYRRWLNHLEQSTVQTWVAYISGTPAGYIELEAQPDGSVKIAYFGILKQFIGKRLGGHLLSVGVEKAWGMGANRVWVHTCSLDSPHALANYQARGFQVYKQETHIQDLPDRKTGPWIGAY